In Populus alba chromosome 9, ASM523922v2, whole genome shotgun sequence, a genomic segment contains:
- the LOC118058749 gene encoding uncharacterized protein — MNSQGDLETNEQEISTKRKHSSNNNNNNSISQQDLEGEDEEDFDLTLSLSFGPPRSKKKTSLNTTRPQLSLSLPPPVTSSPVTDHQPLPQHQDIPQIEILSDAQMTPRPPGPLQLSHKHAPFAGIPVTEPLLYTTAPINHESSMAVPSRAPRTRRNPSQGPREGKGETVPVLYPWAMDRRAMVHSLDYLLSRRIETITGLVQCKRCEKQYELGFDLRAKFVEIGAFISQNKSFMHDRAPSDWMNPVLPRCQFCDQENSVKPVIANKKQKINWLFLLLGQMLGCCTLDQLKYFCKHTKNHRTGAKDRVLYLAYLGMCKQLDPNGPFDR; from the coding sequence ATGAACAGCCAAGGAGATTTAGAAACCAATGAGCAAGAGATCTCCACGAAGAGAAAGCACAGcagtaacaacaacaataacaacagcaTTAGCCAGCAAGATTTGGAaggtgaagatgaagaagattttgACCTAACACTTTCTTTATCGTTTGGTCCTCCGAGatccaaaaagaaaactagCCTAAACACTACAAGACCGCAGTTATCATTGTCATTGCCACCACCTGTAACATCATCACCAGTAACTGATCATCAACCATTACCCCAGCATCAAGATATCCCTCAAATTGAAATCCTATCGGATGCCCAGATGACACCAAGGCCTCCTGGCCCTCTTCAGCTTTCTCACAAACACGCCCCGTTCGCTGGTATTCCTGTGACTGAACCATTGCTATACACTACTGCTCCAATAAACCATGAAAGTTCCATGGCTGTTCCTTCTCGCGCTCCACGCACACGCCGGAACCCTTCTCAGGGTCCCCGCGAAGGGAAAGGGGAAACTGTTCCCGTCTTGTATCCTTGGGCCATGGATCGTCGTGCCATGGTGCATAGCTTGGACTATTTGCTATCAAGAAGAATAGAAACCATTACTGGTTTAGTCCAATGCAAGAGATgtgaaaaacaatatgaattaGGGTTTGACTTGAGAGCCAAGTTTGTAGAAATTGGTGCATTTATTTCTCAAAACAAGAGTTTCATGCATGATAGGGCACCAAGTGATTGGATGAATCCGGTATTGCCCAGATGCCAATTTTGCGACCAGGAAAATAGCGTGAAGCCTGTGATTGCCAACAAGAAGCAGAAGATTAATtggttgtttttgcttttgggACAAATGCTAGGCTGCTGTACTCTTGATCAGTTGAAATATTTTTGCAAGCACACAAAAAATCATCGCACTGGGGCTAAGGATCGTGTTCTCTATCTTGCTTATCTTGGAATGTGTAAACAGCTTGATCCCAATGGCCCTTTTGATCGCTGA